In the Syntrophus gentianae genome, TGCCCGTAGGGCAACATAAGCATGCTTATCTCTTTCACAGATGTTTAAGGGGGGATGGGGTGATGCCATCAGCTATCCACTCACTCTACAACCCTGCCTTTCCCCGACACAGGCAACGAAAGGCATTCCCTTCAACCATCTCTCCGTCATGCAATGGCTCGATATAGTTAATCTTTTGTATATCAGTTATTCCATTTTAATGCTTGATGTGATATAAGGTTTGCACTGTTTTCAATATGTTCGTGCTGGGTTGTAGATATGAAACTTCGCAAGACCCATTCGATAGCGGCATTTCTTGTTTTCCTTTTTTCAATTCTATTATTGCCTCCACCATCATACGCTCTCATTGCAACCGTCAAAGGCATCGTTTCGAAAGTATCTGACGGCGACACTCTGCATGTGATTACCGAAAAAGGCAAAGATCTGAAAATCAAATTGTATGGCTGCGATGCTCCTGAAATTGAAAAAAGAAACAAGCGGACCGGCCAGATAACGATCCCCGGTCAACCCTATAGCGAAGAAGCCAAACAGGCACTAAAAAAGATGATCTATAAGAAAAGGGTTCGTGTGGATATTATTGACATTGGCCGTCATCATTGGATGGCATCATTGATCTGGCTTAAAAAGCGATGCATTAACCTGGAAATGGTCAGAGAAGGTTACGCAGAAGCCTATCGGGAACGCCTAAAACAACCCTACTATGCGGAATTCAGCTATACCGAGCAGCAGGCAAAATTTAGGAAAAAAGGCATCTGGGGGTTGAGCAATTACGAAAGGCCGAGTGAGTTTCGGAAACGATTGAGAATAAGGGGAAGTTAAATATTCCTGTCCACTACTTGTAAGATTCTTCAGAAAGGCAAACACTTAATGAAGCCTGAACCGATAAACACCCTCTGGGATGCCGAGTTTTCACCCCCAACCTCCACACCATAAACATGCATGCGAATCCGGACCGGCGGTCACAGAGGGGCGTGGTATAACGAAAAATCTTGAAAAACACAGCTCTCGATAAGGTGTTCTTTACAAATGGGATTGGTTCTTTAGACTGGACCCCGGAGCGTGTGATCGAAAAAAGAAAGGCCACCCGTGGGAGTGATACGAGTGATGCCACCACAAACGTTCACTTCCCAGGGCATGGTCAGATCCCGGAGAACCCAGGCTGACGGCCTTTCGACCTTCGATGGCAGAATAAGGCCACCGTGGAGTGGCATGCACTATTCACGAAACAGATGCTCTCACTCCATGGCAGGATCAATCTTGGAACACTGTTGCACCAGAATTGATGGCCTACCCGCCACGAAGGCTTGGTTGTATTATACTGCTGAATGGTTCGCCGATCAATGACAATTTCATGAATTGAAAGAGAAAGACAATGATGAGATGTCATGCATGTTCAAAGGAATTGGACATTATCCCTCCTATCGGAAGAAGGGAAGTTTGCGTTTTTTGTGGATCAGATCTCCACTGTTGCCTGAACTGCAACTTCTATAAGATGGATGCCTATAATGATTGTCGGGAGCCCCAGGCGGCAAGAGTTGTTGAAAAGAGACAGAGCAACTTTTGCGATTATTTCACCTTTAAATCTTCCCCACAGGATAATCAAAAAAAGGCTGATGAAAAGATTGAAGATGCCAAGATGAAGCTGGAAGCGCTTTTTAAGAAAATCTAGAGGATTCCTTCAACGGGAAGATATGCTCATGAATGGAAAAAACCGATCGGATATCAAACCAGGGACACATGTAAAGATTGTCCAGAAACAGGATCAGCGCTCCGGGAAACTGACCGAAGGAACGGTTGTGGATATTCTGACAAAGTCCCCCGTGCATCCCCACGGCATCAAGGTACGGCTGCAAGACGGTACAGTCGGCCGGGTCAAGGAAATCCTCGATGCTTGAACATGACTCAGCCACATTTGTCATATTCATCTTAAAGAGCTGATCTGGCAAACCTGGAAAGGTTCATAAGTGGTAAAGCTGCTCTATAATATCCATGTGCAAAAAGGATCAAAGCAGATGTTTTTTTGTCATGGAAGTAACAGGGGACTGGTTGTCTGGGGCGATAAATGCCACGTCCTTTTACTTTATTAGATCAGAAAAGCTCACCGCTTTGTCTTTTGGGAAGTTTTTCCAGCAGTGGCACCGCATGCTTGAAAGCTTTCTCCAATCTTCGCGCTAAATCCGCATCACCCGCATCAATACGCACGATAGGTCGATGTTCCGGATTACCAGGGTCACCGTCTTTGGAAACCGTAAAGACTTTGCAGTTGTCATCAAAAAAAAGGACTAAGCAAGAATCCGTCACCTTTGCTGAATATAATGACTTCAGATCACATACAGCATGCATCGTAATCCAGTTTTTAGATGACTCCAGAAACCAGCTGCTGTTGGAGGAATCCATGTCTACTCGTTTCTGTTTAATGGTCACCATATAATCACTTCCGACATCGAACGAAGTAGATTCTATGACCATCGTAGCATCACCGCTGTATTTGAATCCCTTCAAGGCGTTGATTTTTTCCTTTACAAACTTGAGAGTATCGTCCAGTGTCGGCCCAGCATTGTTCTGCGGCGCAGGTTCCGGAGT is a window encoding:
- a CDS encoding thermonuclease family protein, encoding MKLRKTHSIAAFLVFLFSILLLPPPSYALIATVKGIVSKVSDGDTLHVITEKGKDLKIKLYGCDAPEIEKRNKRTGQITIPGQPYSEEAKQALKKMIYKKRVRVDIIDIGRHHWMASLIWLKKRCINLEMVREGYAEAYRERLKQPYYAEFSYTEQQAKFRKKGIWGLSNYERPSEFRKRLRIRGS
- a CDS encoding YwbE family protein, with the translated sequence MNGKNRSDIKPGTHVKIVQKQDQRSGKLTEGTVVDILTKSPVHPHGIKVRLQDGTVGRVKEILDA